The region ATTTCCTGTTCTTTATTCGGATAGATGCGAAACTTATATGCTTTATTAACTAGCATGACACTCACCCTTTTTCACAGGAACGTTTGTTTTTATTATAGCATACATTCATGTGAAAGTATCTTGATTATTTGAAAAATACTAGTTAGATAATTGAGATAGTTGAGGGCTATCCCTTATCCGAGGGCGATTCATCTCCACCCTGCTTCGCTGAGGATGGAATCTTCTCGCCTAAATATGATAAAAATAGAGGCTGTCGAAAAATCAGGATAAACTAAATAGACGAACCTATACCGGTTAACACATCTATTAAGTACGATTGACGATAAGCCGTGCTCTTATGTGTGGTTTTATTTGTTATGCGCATGATGTCACATCTGGTAAAAGCCGTTAAGAAGTCAATGCCCTTATAGGGACAGAAGATGGACGATATGTTCATGTTCTGTCTTTTTTATTTGGGATAAAAATATCGATGATATAAGAGTGATTCCGAAAACTGAATCAATACGATATGTTCAACCAATCTATTTTGCCTCCGATTTATTATTACTATTAACTGTTTAGCGGTCAAAGCCGGCAATTATGTTGATAATTAGACAAAAAAGAATTTCAAACAAAATTCTCCATCTAAGGGAAGGAAAATGTTTCTTGCTAATCGAATGTTGCTGCTATCTGATTTAATTGATTTAAGGCTTGTGGTTCAATTTTTAAGGTGAATGTTGATTGCCCTGTTCCTCCATAAACAAAATCATAGTTAAAAAGTCTTTTGTCAAGCACACAAGGTAAATCAAGACCAACCATTCGCACTCTACCAACCTCAAACCCTGTAACTTTTTGAACTTCCTTTGGAGAAGCTAATTTTACTTTACTACAACCTAAAATATCAGCTATTTTTTCAAAATCCAGTTTGTCACGATTACCCGAGACGATTAAAACAAAATATCCTTTATCAGTTTTTAAAATTAGTGACGGTGCGGTTTGCCCAACCTCAATCCCAAAATATTTAGAACCATCTTCCCTTGAAAGAATTGGTTTTTCGTGCTGAATTATTTCATATTTATATTTACATTTCTCCAAAATTTCTTGCAAACCATTCATAGTAACACCCCCGATATATTGCCTTAAATATACCAATATTTGGGTGAAATTTAAAAAAATCCTTTTTACTAAATTACCTGTTAGATAAACAAGGATTACATGTTAAACATGTTAAATTTAGATAAACGCAAACTATCATAAGTCTCTGTCATTTCAAATACAGGATGTTAGTATACCTGCTTTAAAGGTGTGTTTACTATTCAGTGTAAATTAAGTCCTCTGTAAAAATATTGAAAAGAGCTATCATCCATTTGGCTTTTATCCATGGGTGACAGCTCTCCGTATTTGTCTTGATATTGCTTTTCATGTTTTGACTTGCTTTTTCTTGTTCTTAAATCTACCAAGGCATAGACGCCCCTATTTTTAGAAGGATTTCTATAACCTTCTCTGACCATCTTTTCTCTCATTTTTTTGGCTTTACTTTTCGCCATCACGATTCTCCTTTTTTGGTTATTGATGGATTCATTTTATTCTTTCGGTGAAATCCCATGCATAATCATTTCGATGATGCGCTCCACCTCTGCCTCATCATCCCAATCCGCTTCCGGAAAAATGACATGCCGTGTGGCAATATAACCGATTTCCGGCGCCCTATAGTTAGAAAGTTTCGCTTATTATTATCGATGCAGGAAAATTTTTACCAAAAAAAGCTAACCACCAACGTTATGGCGATTAGCTCCCTTTTTTGCTTAAAATGACGAAGGATCTTCAATTGCCGTTTTATCATTAAATGTTTTTAAATTCAGTTTCCCCAAGATTCGTGCAGTCAATGTTCCGGCAACCATGCTGTCATTTACATTTACAGCTGTACGCCCCATATCGATCAGTGCCTCGATTGATATAAGCAAACCCGCCAAAGCTACCGGGAGCCCCATAGAAGACAAAACAATCAATGCGGCAAAGGTTGCACCTCCACCAACACCGGCAACACCAAATGAACTGATTCCGATAATTAACACCAATTTGATGATAAATGCTGGTGTAAATGGATCAATTCCGACCGTCGGTGCAATCATAACTGCCAGCATGGCAGGATACATTCCCGCACAGCCATTTTGCCCAATTGTCGCTCCAAATGAAGCTGACATGTTGGCGATTCCTGTGTCAACACCAAGGGAATTTTTCTGTGCTTGGATGTTCAATGGAATCGTACCTGCACTTGAACGGGATGTAAAAGCAAAGCCTAGCACAGGCATGGCCTTTCTCAAGAACGTCATCGGATTTAAACCAAAAACCCCCACTAATATAAGATGGAACAGCATGATGACGATTAATGCGGCATAAGAGGCAATCACAAATTTACCAAGCTGGACAATACCGGCAACATCTGTCTTAGCCACCGTATTAGCCATCAAAGCCAGAATTCCAAATGGTGTTAGGCGCAAAATCAACGTTACGATCCGCATAACAACTGCATAAAGCGCGTGAACGATTTTCGTAAACATTTCCGCTTGTTCCGGATTTTTTCTCCGCAATCCGAGCACGGCTATCCCGACGATAATGGAGAAAATGACCACCGCAATGACCGAAGTTGACCGTTCCCCTGTCATATCTAAAAAGATATTGGATGGAATAAAACTCAGGATTTTTTGCGGAGTAGATAGCTCTTGTACATCTCCAAGTTTTTCTTGGAGTAGATCTCCACGATCCATTTCCGCCTGTCCTGCTTCAATTTGATCTGCATTCAAATCAAATAATGCAGCAGATCCAATTCCGATCAAAGCGGCAATCATAGCCGTCGAAACTAAGAAACCAATAATCCAAGCAGACATTTTTCCAAGGTCTGCAGATTTCTCCAAATTAATGATGGACTGAATAATAGACACCATGACAAGGGGTACGACAATCATCATCAATAGTTGGACATACCCGCTTCCGACAATACTATACCAATCTGCAGTAGCCGTTAAAATCTCCGAATCTACGCCATAGATTGCTTGTAGGAGTGCACCAAGTACAATTCCGGCACCTAAACCGGTGAATACACGTTTTGTAAACGATACATGCTTCTTTTGCATAAAAATAAGAAGACCGATAATCGCAAGTAAAGCAGCGATATTTACGATAATTAAAAGTACATTCATTTTGTTCCCCCCCTGTCGTATGTGCCTATGCCCCACATATGTTTTTCATCATATGCACGACGGCATTTTACTGTACTACAACAAAATTTATAATTCCTATAGTCTTAGTGTATTTAATAATATACATACCGCAAGCGATTCTGTCAAAGAATTGGTTTCACACACAGAGAAAAATACCCATCAATTATAAGTACTAAGTACATATAGTTGATGGGTATTAAACGTTTAAGCAAAAGATTCAAAAGACGAAATCTTATTACGCCTCCATAAGCAACGATTTATTTACATTACGAATCGCTTTTTCTCCCGATAATGCTAAAGTAATATCCATATCCGCAATAATATTTTTTAAAACAGACTTGACCCCTTGTTGTCCAGCAACCGCTAGACCATACATACATGGCCTGCCAACAAGAACGGCTTTCGCACCAAGTGCCACTGCTTTTAACACATCTGAACCGCGTCGAATGCCACTGTCAAAAAGTACTGGAATCCGCTCTTGAACGACATCACATATAAGCGGAAGCGCATCCAAAGCTCCGATCGCTCCATCGACTTGCCGGCCTCCGTGATTGGAAACAATGAGGCCATCCACCCCGCTTTCTAACGCCTGCTTTGCATCATCAGGATGTAAAATCCCTTTTAACAGAATCGGAAGGCGTGTATGCTCTCTTAAAAAAGCAAGATCATTCCAAGTTAACGTTGGATTTCCAAAAACTTTTGCCCAATACATTGTAGCTGAAACAGGATCCTCTTCAGGCGTTTTCTGAAGCTTTGAACGAAAGGCCGGATCAGTAAAATAGTTCCCGACACCTTCCCCCATTAAGAAAGGCAAATACACATTCTTTAAGTCATATTCCCGCCATGCCATCATGGAAGTATCCAATGTGACCACAATACTTGAGTAGCCTGCTGTTTCCGCTCTTTTCAAAAAACTTGCCGTTACATCCGAATCTTTACTCCAATACAATTGGAACCATTTCGGGGCATCATCTCCCATGGCTTTCGCGATTTCTTCCATCGGTGCAGTCGATGCAGAACTTGCAATATAGGGGACTTCCAACTCTGCACAAGCCTTTGCAGAAGCAAGCTCTCCATCCGGATGGATAATCGATTGGACGCCAATTGGGGCATGCAGAACCGGAAAGGAATACGTTTCTCCAAATAATTCGATGGTTAGATCGCGTTCTCCTACGTTAGTAAGCATCCTCGGAACGATCTTTCGGCTCTGAAAGGCTTGGAGATTGGCCTTCATCGTATGTTCTCCGCCGGCCCCGCCTGCAACATAATAAAATGGTCCGTCATCAAGGACTTCCCGTGCTTTCTTCTCCCATTCCTCGTAAACGACAGGAAGCCTGTTCGGGTCAGGATTCGTCATCGTTTGATAAATGCTAAATTGATGCTGGTTACCGAAGTTTGACATATCATTTCCCCCTCTAAGAAAAAGCTTTCCTTAAAAATTCTATATATTTTTAATTATTCCTGTGTACACCACTTTAATAGTTTCTATGCTTCCAAATCTTATTCCCCCATGTGAACCGGCGTTTAAGCAAACGTTTAATTAAAAAGGTTTTCATAACCTATTAAAAAACCAATAAATTGTTCTGTAGACAAATTCACAGATTTTTCCCGAGTAACCATAGCTTTTGTAATGGTTTGGCCGCCAATGAATTGCTGCAGCAAGGTTTTATATGTTTCCATCTCTGGCAGTTCGGGCATTTTCTCTTCCTCCACGATTAGCTTCTGTATTACCATTATCCCTCAACACCCTAAAATCATGAGAATAAAAATAGGCCGGACCCATATTGGATCTAGCCTTCTGATTTTTATCTTTATTTTTTTAGCCCTTCCTTTTTCAAATACTCTTCAGCCACTTCAAAAGGGCTTCTTCCTTGGACATTGACTTCATAATTCATTGCTCTCATTTCATCATCCGTAATCCTGCCGGCCAATTGATTCAGTGCATCTGCGATTTCAGGATAGCGCTCAAT is a window of Pueribacillus theae DNA encoding:
- a CDS encoding helix-turn-helix domain-containing protein, with the translated sequence MLVNKAYKFRIYPNKEQE
- a CDS encoding aminoacyl-tRNA deacylase, whose amino-acid sequence is MNGLQEILEKCKYKYEIIQHEKPILSREDGSKYFGIEVGQTAPSLILKTDKGYFVLIVSGNRDKLDFEKIADILGCSKVKLASPKEVQKVTGFEVGRVRMVGLDLPCVLDKRLFNYDFVYGGTGQSTFTLKIEPQALNQLNQIAATFD
- a CDS encoding L-cystine transporter, giving the protein MNVLLIIVNIAALLAIIGLLIFMQKKHVSFTKRVFTGLGAGIVLGALLQAIYGVDSEILTATADWYSIVGSGYVQLLMMIVVPLVMVSIIQSIINLEKSADLGKMSAWIIGFLVSTAMIAALIGIGSAALFDLNADQIEAGQAEMDRGDLLQEKLGDVQELSTPQKILSFIPSNIFLDMTGERSTSVIAVVIFSIIVGIAVLGLRRKNPEQAEMFTKIVHALYAVVMRIVTLILRLTPFGILALMANTVAKTDVAGIVQLGKFVIASYAALIVIMLFHLILVGVFGLNPMTFLRKAMPVLGFAFTSRSSAGTIPLNIQAQKNSLGVDTGIANMSASFGATIGQNGCAGMYPAMLAVMIAPTVGIDPFTPAFIIKLVLIIGISSFGVAGVGGGATFAALIVLSSMGLPVALAGLLISIEALIDMGRTAVNVNDSMVAGTLTARILGKLNLKTFNDKTAIEDPSSF
- a CDS encoding lactate 2-monooxygenase, producing MSNFGNQHQFSIYQTMTNPDPNRLPVVYEEWEKKAREVLDDGPFYYVAGGAGGEHTMKANLQAFQSRKIVPRMLTNVGERDLTIELFGETYSFPVLHAPIGVQSIIHPDGELASAKACAELEVPYIASSASTAPMEEIAKAMGDDAPKWFQLYWSKDSDVTASFLKRAETAGYSSIVVTLDTSMMAWREYDLKNVYLPFLMGEGVGNYFTDPAFRSKLQKTPEEDPVSATMYWAKVFGNPTLTWNDLAFLREHTRLPILLKGILHPDDAKQALESGVDGLIVSNHGGRQVDGAIGALDALPLICDVVQERIPVLFDSGIRRGSDVLKAVALGAKAVLVGRPCMYGLAVAGQQGVKSVLKNIIADMDITLALSGEKAIRNVNKSLLMEA
- a CDS encoding DNA-formamidopyrimidine glycosylase family protein — translated: MVIQKLIVEEEKMPELPEMETYKTLLQQFIGGQTITKAMVTREKSVNLSTEQFIGFLIGYENLFN